ACGCACCTATGTACATAACCGCAAGTTTGCATGCGTTAACTTTAGCTGTCGCTATTCGCCGTTGCTACTCACCACCGCACGCTTTTCGGTACGCTCGTCATTCAGCATGTCCCACGATCGTGTTCCCGCGtgctgcaaacgttgtttcggCCTGCTTTAGCGCATCTTGTGCCTCTTCGGTCGAAGATCGGCTTCGCTGGCTTGTCCAATCACTCGGAGAAACTTGTTACGTTCGATAGGAACTGGTACTGGATTCGTTTTAAGATCGCTGCCACAATATCCGTCTACCATTACGTCCATTTACCTGCCCATTCACGCAGCCGTTTATCCATTCGTCCGTCTATTCATTCGTGCATCCGTCCATTTACGAATCAATCCACTGTTCGAGTTTCATCTTTTTTTTCCACGATTATCAGCTCGATTTGACTGTCGAAGAACTACGTGTGAATAGTTTTCAAAATTTCGCGAGGGTCTCTGTAATTGAATTGTGGAGCGGTTAAACGAGCTGGTAACCCTTTTAATTGGCCTTTTTGGTGGCCGTGTTGGAGATTTGTAAGAGGATGAATTTGGGATCGTGAAAATCGGATCCATCGAACGTTTCACGTTTCTCGTGGTGGTAGCTCGCGTATCACGGTTCGTGATCGAATCATAATCGAGGATCTGTTGACAAAAGTGCCGCCGGGTGGCGACGACGCGACGCTGGCCATTTGGAAAGTGGCCTTGTCGATAGCGATGCCAATATTCGCGATCTGCGTGGTGGTTATGGTCATTTATCACGTGCGCATGACCAGAAGAAGGCCTAGAGACTCGGATGACTCGCAGGAGGCACCGGATCGACCCATCCTGGGCGGCGTTACGATTAGGGATATGCTGGAAATGACGACCAGCGGTAGCGGCTCAGGTAGGTCAAATTAAAGTTCTACATCCGAGAAATTATTCCTGTTATCTCTGTCCTTAATTTTTCTATCATGCAATCATTCGACTTGATTTCGATTCTTTCTCAGCCAACGCTCAAAGTACGATTTATACATTTACGATTATTACAACTGAATCGCGTCGATCATTTTCCCGGTAACCTGAAATATTTACCTCGAGTCGTTTCTTGCGAGTTCGAACGATCGATGGTTAAAATTCGCCTCTTCCGCCCCATCGACTCCCTTCCGAGATTAGTTCACGCGAGTCATCTTCAATCATACTGAAATTCGTGTTCTTCAATGCCCATCCTCTCCCAAGTAGGCCTGCCGCTTCTGGTACAGCGGAGCATAGCCCGCCAGATTCAGCTGGTGGAGACGATCGGGAAGGGTCGTTTCGGCGAGGTCTGGCGTGGCCGTTGGAGGGGTGAGAACGTCGCCGTGAAGATCTTCAGCTCGCGCGAGGAGAGGTCTTGGTTCAGGGAAGCCGAAATCTATCAGACGGTGATGCTCAGGCACGACAATATCCTCGGGTTCATCGCTGCTGATAATAAAGGTGCGTGCAACGCTCTATACTCACGTTTCTGCTACGTTTCGTTTTTCTTTCATTCAATTTCGAAACAGATTTTTTTATTAGAATTTAAGGGGAGTGGTTTAGCGAAGGAAAGTTGTAGAGGGCTATCGCTTTGTTAGATTAGAAGAGAGATAATTTCGTGTGTCACGTGTCATGCCTTTCATTCGAAATCCACTAAGTATGTCAGGAAAGTTTAGTCAGTTTTCCTGCTGGTACATTCTCGCGGAATGGCCTTTTGTCCAAGCGGATGTCCTGAATAACATTCGCAGATACAATGGCAACTGTGTCGAAGGAACAGAGCGACCCATTTTAATCTATAAATACCGAGTCGAATAAGAATTCAATATATCCTGGCTCGATCGGTTTTCTGCGAACGTTGGAATATTAAACTCCGGCGAAAGCATCTATAATACATCGTTTAATACCAGGGGTCGAGTGGCGGTGCAAATAATCCTGTGCCGTCTTATTTCTCTTCCCTTCAAAAATATCTTTCCTTCCTCGGCCTAAAAACTTCTTTCAATTAGGGGTTGCTCTTGTGTTCTCTCTTTTTTCCAACCAGTAAATGCCAGAAATCGGCAGAATGATATCAGCAGGAAACTCTTGGTCCACTTTACTTCGCCCTTTGGAAATATCGTTGAATTAAGGCAACGAGGGTAGTAACGTGAGATACAACTCGTTCGTTTCATCCCTCAGATAACGGCACGTGGACCCAGTTGTGGCTGATCACGGATTACCATGAGAAGGGTTCCCTGTTCGATTATCTGAACAGATCGACCGTGGACACGAACGGTATGATCAGGATGGCACTCTCGATCGCCACTGGGCTGGCGCATCTTCACATGGAGATCGTCGGCACGCAGGGGAAGCCGGCCATCGCGCACAGGGATCTCAAATCGAAGAACATCCTCGTGAAGACGAATGGTACATGCGCGATCGGCGATCTCGGATTGGCCGTCAGGCACGACGTAATCACGGACACCGTCGACATCCAGCTGAACAATCGGGTCGGCACCAAACGGTACATGGCGCCCGAggtaatttataaataaaacCACCCCATTTACGATTCCGCGCGTTTTAATATCGCACCCTCTGCAGCGGTCACTCCGTATCGGTCATCGATGACCTTTCGTATCGGGGTTAATATTTTATTGTTCGAGCCAAGGATACGCGTGGAATTATCTTGGTTGCGTGATTGAATTAAGTTTCCTTCACTCTTTTTTGTATTTTATTTCTATCGTTCAAGGTTTTGCGTCGTTGAGTCTAGCATGTTACACGCAACTCCAGTAGTCGAATGTTTCAATGGTCACGATAGAGTTCAACGAGATACGTGTAAAAGAATCTCTTCTTATTTTGACCCGTTTGCTCGAGACTCGGTTGGATTCGATTTTTTAAAATCACGTGGCTTTTAAGATGCACGATTTTTTTAGTCTTCCTTCTTCTTCGAGGCAGAAAAGTCACCTTGCGGCGTGCTCGAGCTTTTCGCTACCGCGAAAGTCCGTTCACCAGCTCGAGAGTACGGCTCCTGAGAATTGTTGCTTCTGCTTTCAGGTTCTCGAAGAGACGATAAACATGAACCACTTTGATTCCTTCAAGAGGGCTGACGTGTACGCTCTCGGGCTGATCCTCTGGGAGATCGCCAGGCGGTGCAACGTCGGCGGTATCCACGACGAATATCAGCTGCCGTTTTACGACTTGGTGCCTTCCGATCCGACGATCGAAGAAATGCGTAAAGTTGTGTGCACCGACAGGCAGAGGCCCTCGATACCGAACCGGTGGCAGTCGATCGAGGTACACGCGGTTCATTTTTCTGGTTATACTCTGATCTGTCTCTCCCCTTCGAGGAGTTTTTACCGTTCGGATGTCCGTGGAACACTCGTCGAAAATCGAGAACTTGTTTTCGACGTTCCGATCCGAGTGTACACACTCGAACGTTCGGAATTAGAATGCGCGTGCTCGATTTTGTTACGCGTGTCCGGTTTTGGTACGGTCGGGTAATTGCAAGTATCTTCCGTTTCCTTTCTTCCAGGCATTACAAGTGATGTCGAAGGTGATGAAGGAGTGTTGGTACCACAACGCGGCAGCTAGACTAACCGCGCTTAGGATTAAAAAATCTCTGGCGAACTACGGGGCGATGGAGGACCTGAAGTGAAATGAGGTGATTCGGCCCGCGATCGTTGCGACGACCGGGATTACGGAAGTGCTCGAAACACACGTGGACACTGACATTAACTGTAACACTTTTATCGCAATAAAACATTTAAGTGCCGTGTTATTGCGCGTGAGGAAGAGAtaaagagggagaaagagagagagtgtttTTGTATGTGTGTGCTTGCGCGCGTGTATGTGACACAGAGACAGGGCAAATGTAGAGACAGAgagtaaaagagagagagagagagagagagagagagagaaagtgagagGAAAGGAGTCGAAGACACTCGGTCGAAATAAGAAATTCTAATAGTTGAAGAGCAGAGAGCCTAAAGAAAGACTggttaaaaaaagaaataataataataatcgacACGACGTTCCTTTAATCGCGTTGACTTAATCGAGTCGTAACCCTAGTTTCGAGTATCAGCTTGTACGGTATGAGGTGAGAGAATAGTTCTATGTAAATGTGAAGTCGTTGGAAGGCAACTCGACGGATGTATTTCTTTTCGCAAGAAAGAAGAGGAgagcgacgaggaatgcaatgaCAGGGTCGGCGATGAACGTCCAAACGGTGGGATATCGAGGACTACTGCTTccatgatcgatcgatcgataggTCGGTCGATCCTCTGAAAAGGGACAGGTAAACGCGCGGAACATGCTCGGTTAATCGAATACGATATCACCGCCTGGTCACGCGTCACACACCGCTGCTGTATATTTATTAATAGTAACGATAAGGTATATAAATTTATTACATAGCGACGTTTATTGAGTAATATCGatgaatattaataaatttgtatattaatatatacacGTATAATTACGTATACCGTTATCGGGTGCTGAACCGATTCGATTGACCGAACTGCATTATATGTTTGCCGGCTAGTTTGTAACGAAGCGGATCATTCGAGCGGAAcgattaaaataattaattatcgcGTCTGATTGATCGGTCGACCGATcgatcgacgacgacgacgattccTGGTGGATGGACTTTCCTCGCAACAAGAGCTTTCGTTTTGCGTACGGTTGAAGTGATTTTACGAAAAAAAGTGGCCTCCGTGTCAGAATGAATTTTTGTACATTTCtgctcttttttccttttttgttTTATTCCTCGTGATAAAATTCACAAATCATGCCACATCGATTCGTTTGCGTACACAACTTTATACCCGATGAGCGAAGAGACTggatttcttcctttcttttttttaattttttatttttttgtggGAGCATATACCATACACACCGTGTTACAAGAGAAATGCATATCCTGGTTTCTCGTTTTTGCGATTATACAGAGTCGAGTTTTCGCGTCGATTCTGCACGTGTATACAGGGTAGATAGAAAGAGCCGAACGATTTATGGTTATCGTATAGAAATGACCACACATGATCCAAGTATACGTAATTTCgttatttcttcttctttcgttcttttttttttttaaccctTTCAACGTTACGATGATCAGCGTTCGACTGTGCAACAATTTTTCCAACTTATGCAAGAtattaaaagaaattaaattagGAAGGTTCTGCTATCAGGTTTTCAGGTACAAGAGATCGCATACATTCGTATACGGATCCATGGCGCACGGTGAACAACTCTTTCGAACCTCGAACGAGTAGCGTTGAAAGGATTAAAGAAACTCAACATCGACCAACACGAAAACACACTATTCCTGAAAACATTTTTGATCAATATTTTATTACCAATATCGTCCGCGTATGCTCTTTTTCCCAAGACGCTAAGTTTATTAACGATCTTCTCAAGATTTGTACAACGAACGACTTTTTCGACCACGATTTCCGGTTTCGTTTCGTTAATCATCAATCGtatacacatacacacacacacgggCACACGTATatacacacgtacacacacCTGTGTACACGTACACAGGCACACGTATTCTTAGCGTTAGACGTACCCAGATGGTTTGCTCAAGATGAAATATTTTTGCGTATTTAATCGCGATACGCGAGCCGAAGGCGGTGCGTGATGATACGCGGGACTTTCGAAGCGTGTTTCCTTTGTAACACAGGAAGGCTGAAATTGAAGGGTGCTAAGCTCAAGAATGAATGTATCGTTTACGTGTGAAAGGGACGGACGGAGCAATTGAGGTACGCGCGAGACGGAGGATGGCGGAGGCGAACTGTGAACCTACGACTGACAGATATAGCGGGAGAACAAAGGAGAGATAGAGATGAAAGCGAATTGATAAAAGGGACAaaacaaagaaaaaagaaaaaaaaatacattgGAGAAACTATATTTTCGGGAATTTTTTCATGAATCGATGAGAGGGAATCAGAGAGAAAGCGagtaaacgagagagagagagagagagagagagagagagagagagagagagagaagaagcgACGGAGAACAATGTTGATGCTTGATAAGCTTCGATTGCGAACGCATGTCCGCTTCGAATATTTTTCAGCCATCGCTCCTGTTTTTTCGCGAGTGATATTTTGTACGTTTTTCTTTAAATTCGCGTTCTCTCGTGGGGCATAGCGAAGAATATTCATAGTTACGACACGCGTTTCTGTAAGTCGTTGAGAGCATCGCGGAAGATGGAGTCGCGCGTGTGTTTGGTATACGGTGAGAAAGAGGGCCACGTTGGAATTACCGGCACTATTTTTATCAACAGAAATTCATTGATACCAGTCTGCAACAATATACAGAAGTCATATATACAAAATAATCTAAACTGACGTATACGCATCGATATCAACAGGCTTATCGATAACTGTCCTTTCATCATAAGAAACCATTGAGTAGAGTGCAGGTACACAGTTCTGAACGAGGTGACTCAATTTTCAATTGCACACggaggaaagaagaagaaaatgtCTTCAACGCGTTTACACATTGTCGGTTAACGCTGTCGTGGACCAAGACTGACGTTGGTAAACCTCTGTTGCCGGTGATTTCAATGCATCTCTAAGAGTAAGCGAGTAGCGTGCGAGAATGCGTATGGTATGTCTCTCTGCGAAGCTAGAACTGTGTTTGACGGGCCCAATCGTCGTGGTCCCAAATACAGCGTTCGTTGAGTCGGTAAATGttgaatgaaaatgaaaaagaaaagaaaaaaaaaaagaagaaacaagcgTTAAAACTTCCTGCGACGAAGCTGCGTTGGACGCTGTCGTTCGCGAAACGGAGCTAGAGACATGGAGGACGGAAAGGAAGAGAGCGTAGACGGAAGCAGAGGTGGTTAAACGAAGAAACAGGAACAATAGACGCGATACGGAAAATACGAGAAAGGGAAAATCGAATCATTGTCATCCAATAGTCAACGTAAAAGTCTGCGAACTTgcgattattattatataaaggAACGTAGGGTCCTTTGACAACACATAATTGTATTTTTATATTGTTTTTTTACCAACCGCGCCCTCGCGACGGAATGTTCAACTGATTTTTCTCTTCCGTTTTTGAAAACGAACTTTTTAAACCATTCGGAACCCAGCTGCCACGATCCTTCGCtaaaaaaagaattttaatattgacaaaaGGTTTTTGTTTTTTAATCAACCCTTTGTACTCTAGAGGTTTTATAATACTATATATATGTACTGCTAGTAATTCGAACAAAATGATGAAGCAAATCTGCGAAAATGGTAAACGTACGTCATTCCTTCTGTTTGTTCGCTTGGTTTgtattaaaaaagaaatttgAATCGACACAATAGAAAATTGGAGTGCAAAGAGTTAGAAAAAGGAACATCTGCAATAATTAACCAAATCTCGTTCCCTTCAGGGACGAACGATGCGATTTTTCGATAAACACGATCATTCGTCGTTCGAACGCCACTGACCGGAGACACGTTTAACTCGCCGCGACATCGCGGACGCTGCAATTCACCAAAAGACTGACCGATCTAAATAATGTTCGATTGTAGTAGATAACGATTTTACATAATTCGAGGaaaaatagaaagaaaaaaagaagaggataAAATAGCCGCCGACCGAGCGCGTAACACGGCTCGcggctgttttttaattttttttttcaaacgaaTATGCTTCATCGTCGGGGAAACTGCTCCTTTTCCGCCGGCGTTCTTCTCGTACACATTCCTATTACGACGTAGGTTAATTTACGATATATAAATAACGATACATAGAGTTACTGTGTGCGTCGATGCGGTTCCACGAACGATTTGGCGGTGGTTAGAACGTCCTCGCGTTACTCCTTTCAGTAGTCGAAGCTGAACGTGCTGTTACTATGCTACATAACGTTGCTTTCGTTACTGTTACTATTTTTTCGAGACATTACATTTTCTTAATTTCTCTATGattcaatattttttttttttttttttttaaagtaaaACGTTATTCATTACTTCGCTACAGCTTTATTTCTTGGAAAAGAAATCTCGTTGATACGACTGATTAGCAGCTGTTCACGATCGAAAGGGTGAACGCGTTGTCGCCAAGTCGTGGAACTCTATCGACGATCGTGGTCCCGCAGGTGTTTCCGTATTACTAGTACAATTTTGTGCCAATAACAGATATCGAATGTTAACTAAAGCGAGCGAGAGATAATGGGAGAGAGTTAGAGGAAGAGAGACCAGTAATGATATAACGTATACAGAGTATTCTCACATGCGTGCATACCTATGTGCACGATCGTTACACACGTACACGTTCGTTCGAGGAAAAATATCTTTCGATTAGCTCGTTAAGATTTTTAAACCGTGTTCATTCTCATTGCTCCGTTTTCTACACGTTTTATACGAAGGTTAATTAAAGGTGTTCCGTAATGACTGGACGGAATACGGGAGTCGATCTGTGCTCAGCCAAAGTCAACGCAGTTTTTATTCGAATTACATACTATTCGATGAATTCTCCGCAAATATCACCGAACTCAATATATTTCTACGTTATTACGAAAGGTATACTTTTCATCGAGTACATACTGTTCGAACAGCTGATCGAAAATGTATCTCAGCTGATCGAGAAGATTGTCTGCTAATGGCTGAAGACGAATCGACGTTCTCTCGGTTTCCGTCGAACGAAATCTCTGCAGACTTGTGAGGATAATAGTCGATTCTCTGTCCATTCCGTCGTGTTCAGACACAGCCGAGAAGATATTTTTTCTTCGCGAACGGGATCATATCTGCCGCCGTCACATTTCCGTGCGTTCTCCACGACCGGTGGCGTTCGAACAGGATAGACGAAAGGGTCGTGGTCGGCTGGGTGACGAAGCAGCGAACAGTCCGATTCTAATCCGACTGACACCGAACTGCCAAATAGAATATTTCATCCCCCTACCCCCTCGACTCGTCCCTGTAACGCTCTTCTTTGCTACCTTACCGTTTAATACACCCTTTACATATGTGTACTCCCTAATTTGTacaaaacgagagagagagagagtgagagagagagagagcaagagtGGGAGAGAATGAGAACAGTGTAATAAATGATAGAGATAAGAAGGAAATGAGAATAATAAACGCGAAGCGTGCGAAACGTGGCGTGTATAATTCCGCGTCGTGTTAGAATGCGAGAAACCTGTACCTTCGAGGCGGTGCTGGCGTTCGTCTGGCATCGTCCGCTTTTAGTTTAAAGCCGCGTTCGACTATGTTTCATTTGCGTGTCACCAGCGTTTGCGAGTAATCAGCGAACTGGTGGACAGTCGGAAAGTTGTGCGTGGAGATTTCGCGCGGTCGTTTCGCGAGTGCGTTTCAATGG
The window above is part of the Xylocopa sonorina isolate GNS202 chromosome 3, iyXylSono1_principal, whole genome shotgun sequence genome. Proteins encoded here:
- the Babo gene encoding TGF-beta receptor type-1 babo isoform X2 gives rise to the protein MRGACDGGIASFLALTLLCLFHTSCLADGKLKCHCDICTDTNHTCETDGYCFASTSLENDGITYARRCYDKVRFFPAPDYSVWCNTNSTLRGPGDMEYVVACCDHADFCNRDLRPILTPNDDSGGGPYFRLADYLERVPPGGDDATLAIWKVALSIAMPIFAICVVVMVIYHVRMTRRRPRDSDDSQEAPDRPILGGVTIRDMLEMTTSGSGSGLPLLVQRSIARQIQLVETIGKGRFGEVWRGRWRGENVAVKIFSSREERSWFREAEIYQTVMLRHDNILGFIAADNKDNGTWTQLWLITDYHEKGSLFDYLNRSTVDTNGMIRMALSIATGLAHLHMEIVGTQGKPAIAHRDLKSKNILVKTNGTCAIGDLGLAVRHDVITDTVDIQLNNRVGTKRYMAPEVLEETINMNHFDSFKRADVYALGLILWEIARRCNVGGIHDEYQLPFYDLVPSDPTIEEMRKVVCTDRQRPSIPNRWQSIEALQVMSKVMKECWYHNAAARLTALRIKKSLANYGAMEDLK
- the Babo gene encoding TGF-beta receptor type-1 babo isoform X1, producing MRGACDGGIASFLALTLLCLFHTSCLADGKLKCHCDICTDTNHTCETDGYCFASTSLENDGITYARRCYDKVRFFPAPDYSVWCNTNSTLRGPGDMEYVVACCDHADFCNRDLRPILTPNDDSGGGPYFRLADYLERVPPGGDDATLAIWKVALSIAMPIFAICVVVMVIYHVRMTRRRPRDSDDSQEAPDRPILGGVTIRDMLEMTTSGSGSVGLPLLVQRSIARQIQLVETIGKGRFGEVWRGRWRGENVAVKIFSSREERSWFREAEIYQTVMLRHDNILGFIAADNKDNGTWTQLWLITDYHEKGSLFDYLNRSTVDTNGMIRMALSIATGLAHLHMEIVGTQGKPAIAHRDLKSKNILVKTNGTCAIGDLGLAVRHDVITDTVDIQLNNRVGTKRYMAPEVLEETINMNHFDSFKRADVYALGLILWEIARRCNVGGIHDEYQLPFYDLVPSDPTIEEMRKVVCTDRQRPSIPNRWQSIEALQVMSKVMKECWYHNAAARLTALRIKKSLANYGAMEDLK
- the Babo gene encoding TGF-beta receptor type-1 babo isoform X6, with the translated sequence MEYVVACCDHADFCNRDLRPILTPNDDSGGGPYFRLADYLERVPPGGDDATLAIWKVALSIAMPIFAICVVVMVIYHVRMTRRRPRDSDDSQEAPDRPILGGVTIRDMLEMTTSGSGSVGLPLLVQRSIARQIQLVETIGKGRFGEVWRGRWRGENVAVKIFSSREERSWFREAEIYQTVMLRHDNILGFIAADNKDNGTWTQLWLITDYHEKGSLFDYLNRSTVDTNGMIRMALSIATGLAHLHMEIVGTQGKPAIAHRDLKSKNILVKTNGTCAIGDLGLAVRHDVITDTVDIQLNNRVGTKRYMAPEVLEETINMNHFDSFKRADVYALGLILWEIARRCNVGGIHDEYQLPFYDLVPSDPTIEEMRKVVCTDRQRPSIPNRWQSIEALQVMSKVMKECWYHNAAARLTALRIKKSLANYGAMEDLK
- the Babo gene encoding TGF-beta receptor type-1 babo isoform X4, which produces MRGACDGGIASFLALTLLCLFHTSCLADGKLKCHCDICTDTNHTCETDGYCFASTSLENDGITYARRCLDREHWLPVESPQFCNSKPGIYWSTLCCDKDYCNENLKPVLLSLDSPELSSVPPGGDDATLAIWKVALSIAMPIFAICVVVMVIYHVRMTRRRPRDSDDSQEAPDRPILGGVTIRDMLEMTTSGSGSVGLPLLVQRSIARQIQLVETIGKGRFGEVWRGRWRGENVAVKIFSSREERSWFREAEIYQTVMLRHDNILGFIAADNKDNGTWTQLWLITDYHEKGSLFDYLNRSTVDTNGMIRMALSIATGLAHLHMEIVGTQGKPAIAHRDLKSKNILVKTNGTCAIGDLGLAVRHDVITDTVDIQLNNRVGTKRYMAPEVLEETINMNHFDSFKRADVYALGLILWEIARRCNVGGIHDEYQLPFYDLVPSDPTIEEMRKVVCTDRQRPSIPNRWQSIEALQVMSKVMKECWYHNAAARLTALRIKKSLANYGAMEDLK
- the Babo gene encoding TGF-beta receptor type-1 babo isoform X7 — translated: MTSDSRNTTFVIECCKEDFCNRDLKPQLHPSKKVPPGGDDATLAIWKVALSIAMPIFAICVVVMVIYHVRMTRRRPRDSDDSQEAPDRPILGGVTIRDMLEMTTSGSGSVGLPLLVQRSIARQIQLVETIGKGRFGEVWRGRWRGENVAVKIFSSREERSWFREAEIYQTVMLRHDNILGFIAADNKDNGTWTQLWLITDYHEKGSLFDYLNRSTVDTNGMIRMALSIATGLAHLHMEIVGTQGKPAIAHRDLKSKNILVKTNGTCAIGDLGLAVRHDVITDTVDIQLNNRVGTKRYMAPEVLEETINMNHFDSFKRADVYALGLILWEIARRCNVGGIHDEYQLPFYDLVPSDPTIEEMRKVVCTDRQRPSIPNRWQSIEALQVMSKVMKECWYHNAAARLTALRIKKSLANYGAMEDLK
- the Babo gene encoding TGF-beta receptor type-1 babo isoform X5 — translated: MRGACDGGIASFLALTLLCLFHTSCLADGKLKCHCDICTDTNHTCETDGYCFASTSLENDGITYARRCVHKQLSSSQPEPLIFCMTSDSRNTTFVIECCKEDFCNRDLKPQLHPSKKVPPGGDDATLAIWKVALSIAMPIFAICVVVMVIYHVRMTRRRPRDSDDSQEAPDRPILGGVTIRDMLEMTTSGSGSVGLPLLVQRSIARQIQLVETIGKGRFGEVWRGRWRGENVAVKIFSSREERSWFREAEIYQTVMLRHDNILGFIAADNKDNGTWTQLWLITDYHEKGSLFDYLNRSTVDTNGMIRMALSIATGLAHLHMEIVGTQGKPAIAHRDLKSKNILVKTNGTCAIGDLGLAVRHDVITDTVDIQLNNRVGTKRYMAPEVLEETINMNHFDSFKRADVYALGLILWEIARRCNVGGIHDEYQLPFYDLVPSDPTIEEMRKVVCTDRQRPSIPNRWQSIEALQVMSKVMKECWYHNAAARLTALRIKKSLANYGAMEDLK
- the Babo gene encoding TGF-beta receptor type-1 babo isoform X3, yielding MRGACDGGIASFLALTLLCLFHTSCLADGKLKCHCDICTDTNHTCETDGYCFASTSLENDGITYARRCYDKVRFFPAPDYSVWCNTNSTLRGPGDMEYVVACCDHADFCNRDLRPILTPNDDSGVPPGGDDATLAIWKVALSIAMPIFAICVVVMVIYHVRMTRRRPRDSDDSQEAPDRPILGGVTIRDMLEMTTSGSGSVGLPLLVQRSIARQIQLVETIGKGRFGEVWRGRWRGENVAVKIFSSREERSWFREAEIYQTVMLRHDNILGFIAADNKDNGTWTQLWLITDYHEKGSLFDYLNRSTVDTNGMIRMALSIATGLAHLHMEIVGTQGKPAIAHRDLKSKNILVKTNGTCAIGDLGLAVRHDVITDTVDIQLNNRVGTKRYMAPEVLEETINMNHFDSFKRADVYALGLILWEIARRCNVGGIHDEYQLPFYDLVPSDPTIEEMRKVVCTDRQRPSIPNRWQSIEALQVMSKVMKECWYHNAAARLTALRIKKSLANYGAMEDLK